The proteins below are encoded in one region of Apium graveolens cultivar Ventura chromosome 4, ASM990537v1, whole genome shotgun sequence:
- the LOC141720441 gene encoding uncharacterized protein LOC141720441, with protein MAGGPNLEQFELYFRRADMDQDGRITGPEAVAFFQATNLPKQVLAQIWTHADQNKTGFLGRAEFYNALKLVTVAQSKRDLTPDIVKAALYGPASAKIPAPQINLAVLPMPQPNIRAGTPSQQFSGTAPVTYQNTGTRGSQGFPPQQGQGFIPQQNPGFPPQQNQGMRPPRPLPPDNADSQQGVANQRWPGGGTMAAASTPPSSSISTDWLRGGTGGSPAVVTSQVPSGATNASTTQVGLGPATSGSIIHPSPSKPNNSALPASQVGAKNSKTSTNLGNGFASDPVFGDVFSAAPVQVTQKSAVPAASENSLPVSSASFPALSGPQTTSGPSPPSPLQSAPAQVPTGSQNQHLPSTMKVGQQVSVQPSNAYPAGGKSPASGQPNVQWPKMTQAAVQKYSKVFVEVDTDRDGKISGEQARNLFLSWRLPREILKQVWDLSDQDNDSMLSLREFCIALYLMERFREGRPLPSVLPSNIILEDAQFPATGQPAVGYGNATWRHNPGMQQTQEMPGTRSVAPAAVGRPPRPVPVPVPQPDEENAQRSRQKQKLPELEKHLVDQLSTEEQNSLNSKFKELTEADKKVTELEKEIMESREKIEFYRTKMQELILYKSRCDSRLNEITERVSADRREVEVLAKKYEEKYKQSGDVASKLTIEESTFRDIQEKKMELYRAIVKLEQESGADKIQVRADRIQLDLEEQVKTLNERCKTYGLRAKPTSLVELPFGWQPGIQEGAADWNEGWDRFEDEGFEFVKELTLDVKNVIAPPKSKAPLVRKETSQTDERVPEPSSNNSGKPENLRDGESNPKHEPENTHREDDVARSPLHSPSSKNAVESPSKHFQDSPSKRGINSDGSPHATDMQSEHGGSESVLSEDRRFDEPAWGSFDTHYDTDAGWDFNLDAAKDSDPERHNESSLFGPDSWGLNPIRTESKDIDNVFQQKSTYAFADSVPGTPMSIYGATPHTDNLFEKKGPSAFTDSVPSTPMSSYGNSLYSDNMFQKNSTFGFADSVPSTPMYNNTPRRFDESSEDHSFDLSRFDSFNDSGLFPSREFSRFDSMSSTRDFDNDHGPRESFARFDSFRSTADSEYNPVFPAHDSFARFDSMRSTKDSEYNQGFPSFDDTDPFGSSDPFKISVGSETPRRETDSWKAF; from the exons ATATGGACACATGCAGATCAAAATAAAACTGGGTTCCTTGGTCGAGCAGAGTTTTATAATGCTCTTAAACTTGTGACTGTGGCTCAAAGTAAGCGAGATCTAACCCCAGACATAGTGAAAGCGGCATTATACGGGCCTGCTTCAGCTAAGATTCCTGCACCGCAAATAAATCTTGCTGTTTTGCCAATGCCTCAGCCAAATATCAGGGCTGGCACACCCTCTCAGCAGTTTTCTGGAACTGCTCCAGTGACATATCAAAATACTGGCACTAGAGGTTCACAGGGTTTTCCACCTCAGCAAGGCCAGGGTTTTATACCTCAGCAAAACCCTGGTTTTCCGCCTCAGCAGAACCAAGGCATGAGACCACCGCGTCCCCTGCCTCCTGATAATGCAGATTCACAGCAGGGTGTTGCAAATCAACGATGGCCTGGTGGAGGTACTATGGCTGCTGCTTCTACTCCCCCAAGTTCAAGTATTTCAACTGACTGGCTGAGAGGAGGAACAGGCGGTTCACCTGCTGTGGTAACTTCTCAAGTTCCTTCAGGTGCAACTAATGCCTCCACAACCCAAGTCGGACTTGGGCCGGCAACCTCAGGATCGATAATTCATCCTTCCCCCTCTAAACCAAATAATTCAGCTTTACCTGCTAGTCAGGTGGGAGCTAAGAATTCGAAGACATCGACAAATTTAGGGAACGGCTTTGCATCGGACCCGGTGTTTGGAGATGTCTTTTCTGCAGCCCCAGTTCAAGTAACACAAAAGTCTGCAGTTCCTGCTGCTTCGGAAAATAGTTTACCAGTCTCATCAGCCAGTTTTCCTGCCCTTTCTGGACCCCAAACTACATCCGGGCCAAGTCCACCGAGCCCTCTGCAAAGTGCACCTGCTCAGGTGCCCACAGGCAGTCAGAATCAGCATCTTCCGTCTACGATGAAAGTTGGCCAGCAAGTTTCAGTGCAACCCTCCAATGCATACCCTGCAGGTGGTAAAAGTCCGGCTTCCGGCCAGCCCAATGTACAATGGCCTAAAATGACCCAGGCAGCTGTTCAAAAGTACAGCAAAGTGTTTGTGGAAGTAGATACTGATAGAGATGGAAAAATTAGCGGAGAGCAGGCACGTAACCTTTTTCTAAGTTGGAGGTTGCCAAGAG AGATCTTAAAGCAAGTTTGGGACTTGTCCGATCAAGATAATGACAGTATGCTTTCTTTGAGGGAGTTTTGTATTGCTCTCTATCTCATGGAGCGGTTTAGAGAGGGCCGCCCTCTTCCATCAGTGCTCCCAAGCAACATCATTCTTGAAGATGCACAATTTCCGGCTACAGGTCAACCTGCTGTTGGATATGGAAATGCAACTTGGCGACATAATCCAG GTATGCAACAAACTCAAGAGATGCCTGGTACACGTTCAGTTGCCCCTGCTGCTGTAGGTAGGCCACCAAGACCAGTTCCGGTTCCAGTTCCACAGCCTGACGAAGAGAATGCACAGCGTAGTCGGCAAAAACAAAAACTTCCGGAACTTGAAAAGCATCTGGTGGACCAACTGAGTACAGAAGAGCAAAATTCGCTGAATTCTAAATTCAAAGAGTTAACTGAAGCAGATAAAAAG GTAACCGAGTTGGAAAAGGAGATAATGGAATCAAGAGAGAAAATTGAGTTTTATCGTACCAAGATGCAGGAACTG ATATTGTACAAAAGTAGATGTGACAGCCGACTAAACGAGATCACAGAGAGGGTCTCAGCTGACAGACGAGAG GTTGAGGTACTAGCAAAAAAGTACGAGGAGAAGTACAAGCAATCTGGAGATGTAGCCTCTAAATTAACTATTGAGGAGTCCACATTTCGAGATATACAG GAGAAAAAAATGGAACTATATAGGGCAATTGTTAAGTTGGAACAGGAGAGTGGTGCTGATAAAATTCAG GTTCGTGCTGATCGAATTCAGTTGGATCTTGAAGAACAAGTAAAAACCTTGAATGAGCGTTGCAAGACTTATGGACTAAGGGCCAAACCAACTTCTTTGGTTGAGCTTCCATTTG GTTGGCAACCTGGTATTCAAGAAGGAGCAGCTGATTGGAATGAAGGGTGGGATCGTTTTGAAGATGAAG GATTCGAGTTTgttaaagagctcactcttgatgTGAAAAATGTTATAGCTCCTCCCAAATCCAAAGCTCCATTGGTTAGAAAAGAAACGTCTCAGACAGATGAGAGGGTACCTGAACCATCCTCTAATAATAGTGGAAAGCCAGAAAATCTACGAGATGGAGAAAGTAACCCGAAGCATGAACCCGAAAATACCCACAGAGAAGATGACGTTGCAAGAAGTCCACTTCATAGCCCATCTAGCAAGAATGCTGTTGAAAGCCCATCTAAACACTTTCAAGATTCCCCGTCCAAAAGGGGAATTAATTCAGATGGTTCACCCCATGCTACAGATATGCAGAG TGAACATGGGGGTTCCGAATCTGTGCTGTCTGAGGATAGAAGATTTGATGAACCAGCCTGGGGTTCATTTGACACCCACTATGATACAGATGCGGGCTGGGACTTCAATCTTGATGCGGCCAAG GATTCAGATCCTGAGCGACACAATGAATCTTCATTATTTGGACCTGATAGCTGGGGTCTAAACCCCATAAGAACAGAGTCCAAAGACATAGATAATGTATTCCAACAGAAGAGTACCTATGCTTTTGCAGATTCTGTTCCAGGCACCCCTATGTCTATTTATGGTGCCACACCCCACACAGATAACTTGTTTGAGAAAAAAGGCCCCTCTGCTTTCACGGATTCTGTTCCAAGTACCCCTATGTCAAGTTATGGTAACTCACTTTATTCAGACAACATGTTTCAAAAGAACAGCACATTTGGATTTGCAGATTCTGTTCCAAGCACCCCAATGTATAACAACACCCCTCGAAGATTTGATGAGAGTTCAGAAGATCATTCTTTTGACCTCTCTAGATTTGATTCCTTTAATGACAGTGGACTTTTTCCATCACGAGAGTTCTCAAGGTTTGATTCTATGAGCAGCACTAGAGACTTCGATAATGACCATGGTCCACGAGAGTCCTTTGCAAGGTTCGATTCCTTCCGAAGTACGGCAGACAGTGAGTACAATCCTGTCTTTCCAGCTCATGATTCATTTGCGAGGTTTGATTCCATGCGCAGCACTAAAGACAGTGAATATAATCAAGGTTTCCCATCATTTGATGACACAGATCCATTTGGATCAAGTGACCCATTTAAGATATCAGTTGGGAGTGAAACTCCAAGGAGAGAGACCGATAGTTGGAAAGCTTTTTAG